Proteins encoded in a region of the Cydia pomonella isolate Wapato2018A chromosome 3, ilCydPomo1, whole genome shotgun sequence genome:
- the LOC133516222 gene encoding O-acyltransferase like protein-like, whose translation MRWYIAVFCLVNLVAGQNSTNEDGAHEFDYYSMPVLSELDDFDLCLRNPEAVYCIVDMELMEDDTPLYQFIKNFSMNIAKNYKHSKLHRGVCANQHCGLNLTHAVGGESTEMALRDCLNASIHRGYGLQVETLSVRYCKTQSDSLPIDVLDWVVGAILLVVLLTNLACTAWYFLWPSEQLENNKFVMAFCVQKNWKALKKGGNADGGVFKCFQAMRFYTMVMILGLHSMIFIGYGYTANPEFIEQSYNDFFKALLFNARVIVQIFFVMGGFLMAYKMLVYAETHPFSLRTIPMALVNRWFRLMPAVLVVMGLAMTWVPHLGSGPMWDAVVKRERDMCRSNWWQLVILSPNLFPFEHLCLPQAWYLGTDTQLFLVTLVVMLIIWRWPRSGVPVLSVVMFVSLLIPFLQSYFMKLMPIRVSLFPESIRDIFGYNDTFYHAYVSAQGNWAGYHLGVITAYFYHRAQTEKWNLRESMLLRLMMLVSIPVACGAVLMGWDLHHREASAFEAAVFNALNQNFFAFALCIFIIGCFYKCNKLYVGAVEWAPLQPLGRMSYCAMLLHATVLRTYGGQMRRSFYATDYTAIMLFAGIVTTTYLWSLPLYLFVEAPACALQKFLLGPKRRPRKEQEANGTGQVKPGQSTVSVSTVSTHI comes from the exons ATGGCGCCCACGAATTCGATTACTACTCCATGCCTGTGCTCTCCGAGCTGGACGACTTTGACCTCTGCCTACGGAACCCTGAGGCTGTGTACTGTATAGTCGACATGGAGCTGATGGAGGATGACACACCGCTTTATCAATTCATCAAG AACTTCTCAATGAACATTGCGAAGAACTACAAGCACTCGAAGCTCCACCGCGGAGTCTGTGCGAACCAGCATTGCGGACTCAACCTCACCCATGCCGTGGGAGGAGAATCTACTGAAATGGCCCTGAGGGACTGTCTTAACGCCTCCATACACCGAGGCTACGGCCTGCAG GTGGAAACCCTGTCCGTGCGTTACTGTAAGACGCAGTCCGACAGCTTGCCCATCGACGTGCTGGACTGGGTGGTCGGCGCCATCCTGCTAGTCGTCCTCCTGACCAACCTGGCCTGCACCGCGTGGTACTTCCTTTGGCCTAGCGAACAACTCGAAA ATAACAAATTCGTGATGGCATTCTGCGTGCAGAAGAACTGGAAAGCGCTGAAAAAAGGAGGCAACGCCGACGGCGGCGTGTTCAAGTGCTTCCAGGCCATGAG ATTCTACACGATGGTGATGATCTTGGGGCTACACTCCATGATCTTCATCGGGTACGGCTATACCGCGAATCCGGAGTTCATTGAACAA TCTTACAACGACTTCTTCAAAGCTCTGCTATTCAACGCGCGCGTGATCGTGCAGATCTTCTTCGTGATGGGCGGGTTCCTGATGGCGTACAAGATGCTGGTCTACGCGGAGACGCATCCCTTCTCGCTTAGGACTATCCCTATGGCTCTCGTCAACAGATGGTTCAG ACTAATGCCGGCCGTGCTCGTAGTAATGGGTTTGGCAATGACTTGGGTCCCGCATCTGGGCTCCGGCCCCATGTGGGACGCCGTGGTCAAGCGCGAACGAGACATGTGCCGCTCCAACTGGTGGCAGCTCGTCATCCTAAGCCCCAATCTGTTCCCCTTCGAGCATCTGTGCCTGCCACAGGCGTG GTACCTGGGTACTGACACGCAGCTCTTCCTCGTGACGCTAGTGGTCATGCTGATAATCTGGCGCTGGCCGCGCTCCGGCGTGCCCGTGCTCTCCGTCGTCATGTTCGTGTCGCTGCTCATACCCTTCTTGCAGAGCTACTTCATGAAACTGATGCCTATCCGAGTCAGCTTGTTCCCTGA atctataAGAGACATATTCGGGTACAACGACACTTTCTACCACGCGTACGTGTCGGCGCAAGGAAACTGGGCCGGCTACCACCTCGGTGTCATCACCGCCTACTTCTACCACCGCGCACAGActgagaagtggaatcttagGGAATCTATG CTCCTGCGCCTGATGATGCTGGTGTCGATCCCGGTGGCGTGCGGCGCCGTGCTCATGGGCTGGGACCTGCACCACCGCGAGGCCTCTGCCTTCGAGGCCGCCGTCTTCAACGCGTTAAACCAGAACTTCTTCGCTTTTGCCCTGTGTATTTTCATCATCGGTTGCTTCTACAAGTGTAACA AGCTGTACGTGGGTGCCGTGGAATGGGCCCCGCTGCAGCCGCTCGGCCGCATGTCCTACTGCGCGATGTTGCTGCACGCCACCGTGCTGCGGACCTACGGCGGCCAGATGAGACGCTCCTTCTACGCTACTGACTATACCGCC ATCATGTTATTCGCCGGCATCGTGACCACCACGTACCTGTGGTCCCTTCCCCTGTACCTGTTCGTGGAGGCGCCCGCCTGCGCCTTGCAGAAGTTCCTTCTGGGCCCCAAGAGGAGACCCAGGAAGGAGCAAGAAGCCAACGGCACCGGCCAGGTGAAACCCGGACAGTCCACTGTGTCCGTCTCCACTGTGTCCACGCATATTTAA